In Desulfobacterales bacterium, a single window of DNA contains:
- a CDS encoding MBL fold metallo-hydrolase: protein MKKIIILLFAIIIASVSAFANPVFEKDIIKTSEGDLEITFIGHASMMMKWHEKIIHIDPYSALADYNGLPKADLILITHHHRDHLDEKAINSIKTDKTEFILAEMCFNQLKYGKVMKNGDNTVYENVKIEAIPAYNIVHKRDTGELYHPKGEGNGYILTFGDKRVLIGGDTENTSEIKALEKIDYAFLPMNLPFTMTPEMVADAVKAFKPKVLYPYHYSNTDPNKLLELLKDIEIRIRKMQ, encoded by the coding sequence ATGAAAAAAATTATTATATTACTGTTCGCTATTATTATTGCATCTGTCTCAGCTTTTGCTAACCCTGTATTTGAAAAAGATATAATAAAAACATCCGAAGGAGATTTAGAAATTACATTTATAGGTCATGCATCTATGATGATGAAATGGCATGAAAAGATAATTCATATAGACCCTTACAGTGCTTTAGCTGATTATAATGGACTTCCTAAAGCTGATTTAATATTGATAACACACCATCATAGAGACCATCTTGACGAAAAAGCGATTAATTCAATAAAGACAGATAAAACCGAATTTATTTTAGCAGAAATGTGTTTCAACCAATTAAAATATGGTAAAGTTATGAAAAACGGAGATAATACTGTCTATGAAAATGTAAAAATTGAAGCAATACCTGCTTATAATATTGTTCATAAACGTGATACAGGAGAGCTTTATCATCCTAAAGGAGAAGGAAATGGATACATTCTAACTTTTGGAGATAAAAGAGTATTAATTGGCGGAGATACTGAAAACACATCTGAAATAAAGGCATTAGAAAAAATTGATTATGCATTCTTGCCGATGAATTTACCGTTTACAATGACTCCTGAAATGGTAGCCGATGCAGTAAAAGCATTTAAACCGAAAGTATTATATCCATATCACTATAGTAATACAGACCCGAATAAATTATTAGAATTGTTAAAAGATATTGAAATAAGAATAAGAAAGATGCAGTAG
- a CDS encoding type II toxin-antitoxin system VapC family toxin — MNKDRIFLDTAYVLALLNRRDQYHDKAKFLLDRVRKASEIWLTEAILVEIGNALSSVDREGAANFIISCYNTSVFHVVTVDTELMHKAVKLYQSKNDKDWGLTDCISFVVMKESELYLAMTTDKHFCQAGFQALMLE, encoded by the coding sequence ATGAATAAAGACAGGATTTTTCTTGATACAGCTTATGTTCTCGCACTGTTGAACCGTCGTGATCAATACCATGATAAGGCAAAGTTTCTATTGGATCGTGTCCGCAAAGCATCTGAAATCTGGTTAACAGAGGCTATTCTCGTAGAAATTGGAAACGCTCTGTCTTCAGTTGATAGGGAAGGAGCGGCAAATTTTATCATTAGTTGTTATAATACATCAGTTTTCCATGTGGTAACTGTTGATACAGAACTTATGCATAAGGCTGTCAAGCTTTATCAAAGCAAAAACGATAAAGATTGGGGACTGACAGATTGTATTTCATTTGTTGTAATGAAGGAATCAGAACTTTATCTTGCTATGACTACTGATAAACATTTTTGTCAGGCTGGTTTTCAAGCACTCATGTTAGAATAG